The DNA sequence GTGATGTGATCTCTGTCACCTCATGTGAATTTGGAATTAGGCGCCCGTCACCCGAGCTGCGCGGGCACGCTCGTTCCATTACTTCCTGCGCCGCTATCAGGTCACGTGGGCGCGATTGGCGGCTCATACGGTGTAGAGCCTGAGTCTGTTTGCCCTCGCACCCGAGTGCCACGAGACGGAAACATCACAAACCCCGCTGGCTGGAGTGAGTGATCGGCCTGGCACAGTTCTCCTGCTGAGCGGTTTATTGCTTTGCAGATATATGTGGCAAGCCTTTCAGGAAGTGCATGGGCTGGAAATGCATGCAGTGCATAGTGGAAAATTTCAGCTCGGTCAGCAGGAATgagtcgggggagggggggtccatGCTGATTAGATTGAAGGAGACGGCAGAGTGGAGGAAATTGCTgaacatatatattttctctctccttcgctgcccctctctctctctatctttccctctcaccccttcttcctccccccctccccctcctcctcctcccacttcAGGTTTCGCCAGTGTCTCCTCACAGCAAATGACACCGTCTCCAACATGGTGGGCTATGGCTACTTTAACCTCATCAAGACCCCATGTTTCACCTTTACGGAGAAAATGCAGTGCACCCGGACTAACTGGTTTGGCATGTGAGTGCAACCAAGTTTTTATCAGCAGATAATGAGTTAATGTCTGATCCATGGGCATATAAAGTAtaaggagacacacacacacacacacacatatatatatatatatatatatatatatatgtatatatatatttttttattattattatattttatttattattgtttatttatttaattatgcagGGAGGTCCTACAGAAGTCTCCTGAAATCTTTCTGTCATTGATTGGAAAGCATATCTTGAAAGAGAAGCTTTGACCTTGAGATAAGCACTGGTTTCAaagtttcattttcagaaatgggATACAATTCACTTCAGGCGGTTGGCACGTTTTACTGCTTTTTTTACGTTCCTGTTGCTTTTTTAGTGTCAATCATTTTGCAGAAGTATAATCAGCTGCATTCATAAAGACTATCAGCTGTTGCTTTAACGTCACGTGTAGGCTGTCAGAGTTTAGTCATTTTGCTTGGGCCAGgagtgtcaaactccagtcctggagtcCCACAGTATCTGcaagtttaactccagtcctggagggccgcagtgtctgcaggtttaactccagtcctggagggccgcagtgtctgcaggtttaactccagtcctggagggccacagtgtctgcaggtttaactccagtcctggagggccgcgatgtctgcaggtttaactccagtcctggagggtcacagtgtctgcaggtttaactccagtcctggagggtcacagtgtctgcaggtttaactccagtcctggagggccgcgatgtctgcaggtttaactccagtcctggagggtcacagtgtctgcaggtttaactccagtcctggagggccacggtGTCTGCAGATTTTTATGGTTTCCTTTCTATCTGCAGCCTGAAGGTCTTGACAACACTGAATAACAGCCGCCACTGCAAGCCACTGGATTCTGACACCGGTGGCCTCGACATTCAGTTGTTTCTCATCAGGTTATGCCATAGGCCCTTGGTCCTAACTCCTCAAACTGCTCTCCGACAGGTGCACGTTGTCCGAGATGTCCCCCTATGCCGTGTTGCAGGAGCCCATGGAGTACAACGCTACTCAGCCGGTGCCCGAGGATGAGGGGTTTGGCAATGCCACTGTCCCGTCAGCCACTCTGGGAACCGGGAACGTCACCTCCGACTCCACGTCTCCGACGcccacgctcacgctcacgcccACActcacgcccacgcccacgcccacgcccacgctcACACCCACGcccacgctcacgctcacgcccACGCTCACACCCACGCCCATGctcacgcccacgcccacgctcACACCCACGCCCACGCCTATGCCCATGCCCACGCCCGTCCCGAACGTCCCGTCTCCCGCGGCGGGAACCGGCCAGCCACCCGTCCGCGGGCCCAAACCGCGGCCCCGCTGTCGCCCCAGGGGACCTGCCAGAGGGCCCGCCTCCAGGCCcggaaggaggcggggcttaaGGAGGAAGGTTTGCGAGGAGCAGCCGAATTCGCCTCTTCCTCCAAAGGGGCGGGACTCAGATGCAAATCTTACTGCTGTGAGCGCGGCGGGGGGAGGAGACCCGATTGCCCCTCCCCACGAGAGGGGTGACCCCAGCTCAGAGAACGCCCTGCCCACCGCCCGTCCCAGGACCCCACAGCCTGTCCCGCATAACCACCCTGCACCCTTGGAGGACATCAGAGAAACAGGTGCGTTAAAGGAGACGGAGATAAAGAGACGTTGCTGAGGGGTCTTTCGTTTAGTTAAGTAAGTCCAAAAGCTGCTGCATGTTCAGCATTTAGCCAATCAGATAAAGCACTGAATCATCCATAAGGCTTGTATTTAAAATGCCCCTTTTAATAAACCTTCAGTAATGCTGCAAAGCAGGAATCTCGGAccccagtcctgcagggctacAGTGTCTTATGGGTAGCAGTGCTTGCATTTCACCGCTCAGGTGCTTAATCTAGGTCAccgattggctgaagagtccacTCTAGTCCATATCTTGTTTTCAAGGCTTTAACTTGACTTCTGATGGAAAAGGAACTAGAAGGAGCCGCAGACAGTGCCTTAAAGTCAGTTTAAAGAGCCCTGAGAATTTAAGAGATGCTTATGATTGGAATCTGTTTTAACTCAGCTGGCTGGGACTGTGAACATGTGAGCTGTCCAAACATTTGGAAAgagcaaacaacagaaaaaaaatggttgcGGTTACAGGAACAATCTGGGACAaaccccacccctaccccatgaagccccccctcccaccaaaaACTAAAATGGGAGTGAACTACCAAAATTCAAGAAATGTAAATTTAGTCATTCAAAGTTATTTTTGCGATGTACATTCTTGTATCAGGAGTGACGCACCATTCATTTCATGTGCGATAAGTTTATATACAAATATCTGTATCTTCAGtatgtactctttttttttttagaaaagggTATAATTTGATggtattttttcctttctctttgtgtagagacactgcagccctgtgaTTGCTACAAACACCTGGACGAGTGCAGGCTCAAGATTCCACCTCTGGGCGAGAGATTTGGCCTGAAAAACCTAGAGCGCAAGACCCTGTACCATTGCAACTGTACAAACAGGTGAATCTATACCACTGTGCCTGTACAAACAGGTGAATCTATACCACTGTACCTGTACAAACAGGTGGGGGGTTGGGACCATATCGCCCCACATTGCACAGGGTGGAGCAGGGGTGGAACCTTACCACTCCACACTCAGGGGGGTGGGACCATTCCACCCCACACTCAAGGGGTTAGGACCATATCACCCCACACtcagggtgatgggggggtggtTCGAACCATACCACTCCACACTCAGGGGGGTGGAACCATACACCCCACACTTAGGGGTGTATTTACACAGGTCCACTGATGAGACCACCTTTGTGCAAACAGGCTGTGCTACTGTAAGCAGAACACCCAGCTGACACAGCGAAGCTCCCATTACATAAAGCTTTGAGATGGCCATGCCCCCTGGAGCAAGGGGGGCTTATCTCGTTAGCCTAGCtgtatgacctctgacctccgacCCCCATGGACCCAGCAGGTTGGCTCACAGGTCACTCTTCTCCCTGTTTCAGGCTGGCCCAGCAGCTTCAGGCCCTGGAGGAGCCGGACGGCGTGCAGTCCCTGTTGGTCGATTTCGTCTCCCAGTCCTGCTTCCTGCTGGCCCCCCCGGAGGAGTGTCCCGGAACAGCTCAGGGGTCAGTGGGGCcacaaaaaaatatggaaaacttTCAAAAGTTTTTTATGTTGTACAGtcaaaggagaggaaaaaatataGTTACAAAATAGGTACAAAGTACatc is a window from the Anguilla anguilla isolate fAngAng1 chromosome 14, fAngAng1.pri, whole genome shotgun sequence genome containing:
- the pla2g3 gene encoding group 3 secretory phospholipase A2 produces the protein MQIGNALRVAILLALYSFAGADVTAGAGSGTFCYWTSSGAQGRSHYSFLRLSANNARPRSLQLYHSVWTRDRGLVDCAVTDEPAVAERYLSLCRGEQSEKFTDVPETRFDVSLLFAPDNPCADPFPAGVQASKRVKRQINDPDLAERQARDGSKVKLRRQKRAWIIPGTVWCGSGNKATNYNDLGLFAQTDMCCREHDHCADTITSFKFGYGIFNRHFFTVLHCDCEDRFRQCLLTANDTVSNMVGYGYFNLIKTPCFTFTEKMQCTRTNWFGMCTLSEMSPYAVLQEPMEYNATQPVPEDEGFGNATVPSATLGTGNVTSDSTSPTPTLTLTPTLTPTPTPTPTLTPTPTLTLTPTLTPTPMLTPTPTLTPTPTPMPMPTPVPNVPSPAAGTGQPPVRGPKPRPRCRPRGPARGPASRPGRRRGLRRKVCEEQPNSPLPPKGRDSDANLTAVSAAGGGDPIAPPHERGDPSSENALPTARPRTPQPVPHNHPAPLEDIRETETLQPCDCYKHLDECRLKIPPLGERFGLKNLERKTLYHCNCTNRLAQQLQALEEPDGVQSLLVDFVSQSCFLLAPPEECPGTAQGCPPAVLSEASHLRLALSRRENRGGEKYAETPILKVKRHNTRKSKRKQIPVKLYKKCLRIMDSKTSQRAEG